One genomic segment of Alicycliphilus denitrificans K601 includes these proteins:
- a CDS encoding ABC transporter substrate-binding protein, translating to MKRKMICAALAAVGMLSLSTVQAQISDNVIRIGVMNDMSGPFSEIAGPGSVVAAKMAVEDFLRASKSGLKVEVVSANHQNKPDVGAVTARKWFDTDGVDMIVDVPVSSVALAVNQVAREKGKAYINTGAGSPDLTGKDCSPTTVHWLFDTWMLAHSTGRAVVKSGGDTWFFLTADYAFGHALERDTANVVKASGGKVIGSVKAPMNTPDFSSFLLQAQASKAKVIGLANAGGDTINAVKQAAEFGIVKGGQRLAGLLIFLPDVHSLGLQRAQGLNIAESFYWDLNDGTRAWTARFAPLNGGKYPSADHAAVYSSVLHYLKSVEAAKTDDGAKVVAKMKELPTDDPLFGKGKVREDGRKTHPVHLFEVKKPSESTGPYDYYKKLVSIPAEEAFRPMAEGGCPLVAKK from the coding sequence ATGAAGCGAAAGATGATCTGCGCGGCACTGGCCGCGGTTGGCATGCTGAGCCTGAGCACCGTCCAGGCCCAGATATCGGACAACGTGATCCGCATCGGAGTCATGAACGACATGTCCGGTCCGTTCTCCGAAATTGCCGGACCAGGCTCGGTCGTGGCAGCAAAGATGGCCGTAGAGGATTTTCTCCGGGCCAGCAAATCGGGCCTCAAGGTAGAAGTGGTTTCGGCCAACCACCAGAACAAGCCCGACGTGGGCGCGGTCACCGCGCGCAAGTGGTTCGACACCGACGGCGTCGACATGATCGTCGACGTCCCCGTTTCGTCGGTCGCTCTGGCCGTCAACCAGGTCGCACGTGAAAAAGGCAAGGCCTACATCAACACGGGCGCCGGCAGCCCCGACCTCACCGGCAAGGACTGTTCGCCAACCACCGTGCACTGGCTCTTCGACACATGGATGCTGGCCCACAGCACCGGGCGAGCGGTGGTCAAGAGCGGTGGCGACACGTGGTTCTTCCTGACCGCCGACTATGCATTCGGCCACGCGCTCGAGCGCGACACCGCTAACGTAGTGAAGGCTTCGGGCGGCAAGGTGATCGGGAGCGTCAAGGCACCGATGAACACGCCGGACTTCTCGTCCTTCCTGCTGCAAGCGCAAGCGTCGAAAGCCAAGGTCATTGGCCTGGCCAACGCGGGCGGCGACACCATCAACGCGGTCAAGCAAGCTGCAGAGTTTGGAATCGTGAAGGGTGGGCAGCGGCTGGCCGGCCTGTTGATCTTTCTTCCCGACGTACATAGCCTGGGGCTGCAACGAGCGCAGGGCCTGAACATCGCAGAATCCTTCTATTGGGACCTGAACGACGGGACGCGTGCCTGGACCGCCCGCTTTGCTCCGCTGAACGGCGGAAAATACCCGAGTGCGGACCACGCGGCCGTCTATTCCTCCGTGCTGCACTACCTGAAGTCGGTCGAAGCTGCCAAGACCGACGATGGGGCCAAGGTGGTTGCCAAAATGAAGGAACTGCCGACCGACGATCCGCTCTTTGGCAAAGGCAAGGTCCGGGAGGATGGGCGCAAAACCCACCCGGTCCATCTGTTCGAAGTGAAGAAGCCCAGTGAGTCGACAGGACCCTATGACTACTACAAGAAACTGGTGAGCATTCCGGCCGAGGAAGCCTTCCGCCCTATGGCCGAAGGAGGTTGCCCGCTCGTCGCCAAGAAGTGA
- a CDS encoding hydroxymethylglutaryl-CoA lyase — protein sequence MSLPMRIEIHEEGPREGFQIEKPGFSIADRAGLVEALAQAGLPQIQVASFVNPVKVPQMADAPELFRAIRKQPGVRYTGLWLNEKGFERAVAVPEVDLEGVLYFYTSDAFCRLNNGVSAQAQAQDQRRWVERYAARGVPVRKAYVLTAFGCNFEGAIPQERLKEVLADMASLQDEHRIRLDEVYLADTVGWANPRSVSERVELARRFFPHARIGLHLHDTRGTGMANALAGLQAGVDLFDASVAGLGGCPFSGHAHGGAAGNICTEDLVFMCNEMGLETGIDLECLIEAARLAERIIGRRLDGRVMHSGSLKAFPTRSR from the coding sequence ATGAGTTTGCCCATGCGCATCGAAATCCACGAGGAAGGCCCGCGCGAGGGCTTCCAGATCGAAAAGCCCGGTTTCAGCATTGCCGACCGTGCCGGTCTGGTGGAGGCACTGGCGCAAGCCGGATTGCCCCAGATACAGGTCGCGTCCTTTGTCAACCCGGTGAAAGTACCTCAGATGGCGGACGCGCCTGAGCTCTTCCGTGCCATCCGCAAGCAGCCCGGTGTGCGCTATACGGGGCTCTGGCTGAACGAAAAGGGATTCGAACGTGCGGTGGCCGTGCCGGAAGTGGATCTTGAAGGGGTGCTGTACTTCTACACCTCGGATGCCTTCTGCCGGCTCAACAATGGCGTATCGGCGCAGGCCCAGGCGCAGGACCAGCGGCGCTGGGTGGAGCGCTACGCCGCGCGTGGCGTGCCGGTTCGCAAGGCCTACGTGCTGACGGCCTTCGGCTGCAACTTCGAAGGTGCGATCCCGCAGGAGCGGCTCAAGGAGGTGCTGGCCGACATGGCATCGTTGCAGGACGAGCATCGGATCCGGCTGGACGAGGTGTACCTCGCGGATACGGTTGGCTGGGCCAACCCGCGGTCGGTGTCCGAGCGGGTCGAGCTTGCCCGGCGCTTCTTCCCCCATGCCCGCATCGGCCTGCATCTGCACGATACCCGCGGAACCGGAATGGCCAACGCACTGGCGGGGCTGCAGGCGGGTGTCGACCTGTTCGACGCCTCCGTGGCGGGACTGGGCGGGTGCCCCTTCAGCGGCCATGCGCATGGAGGCGCCGCAGGCAACATCTGTACGGAAGACTTGGTCTTCATGTGCAACGAAATGGGGCTGGAGACCGGGATCGATCTGGAATGCCTCATTGAGGCCGCAAGGCTGGCCGAGCGCATCATCGGGCGGCGCCTGGATGGCCGCGTCATGCACAGCGGCAGCCTCAAGGCGTTCCCGACGCGCAGCCGCTGA
- a CDS encoding enoyl-CoA hydratase/isomerase family protein: protein MQDSIEITRPAPGVGLLTISRPEKHNAIDPATDQKMAQAFAELDADAGVRCIVVTGAGNRAFCAGADIPELLPHIKHNMAAQRDDPQFCGITHRIATSKPVLAAINGVALGGGLEIALACDMRIASSSASFGLPEIKVGVLAGGGGCTRLPRTIPVALAAEMILTGEPIGATRALEAGLISQITEPDALIPRALEIAAAVASRAPKSVRACTALLRRARYDELQDALADERRAFADVLLSHDADEGIRAFAEKRAPRYEDH, encoded by the coding sequence ATGCAAGACTCCATCGAGATCACGCGGCCTGCCCCCGGTGTCGGGCTTCTGACGATTTCGCGTCCTGAGAAACACAACGCCATCGATCCGGCGACCGACCAGAAGATGGCGCAGGCCTTTGCCGAGCTCGACGCAGACGCAGGCGTGCGCTGCATCGTGGTCACGGGCGCAGGCAACCGGGCCTTCTGCGCAGGAGCCGACATTCCCGAATTGCTTCCCCACATCAAGCACAACATGGCGGCCCAGCGCGACGACCCGCAGTTCTGCGGCATCACCCATCGCATTGCGACGTCCAAGCCCGTTCTGGCTGCGATCAACGGTGTGGCATTGGGCGGCGGCCTGGAGATCGCCTTGGCCTGCGACATGCGTATCGCCTCGAGCAGCGCCAGCTTCGGTCTGCCCGAGATCAAGGTCGGTGTGCTGGCAGGGGGCGGAGGCTGCACCCGCCTGCCGAGAACCATTCCGGTCGCCCTGGCTGCAGAGATGATCCTCACTGGCGAGCCCATTGGCGCGACGCGTGCGCTAGAGGCTGGGCTGATCAGCCAGATCACGGAGCCCGACGCCCTGATTCCCCGCGCACTGGAAATCGCAGCCGCCGTGGCGAGCCGGGCACCCAAATCGGTACGCGCCTGCACGGCACTGCTCCGCCGCGCGCGCTATGACGAACTCCAGGACGCATTGGCCGACGAGCGCCGGGCGTTCGCCGACGTTCTGTTGTCGCACGACGCCGACGAAGGCATCCGCGCGTTCGCCGAGAAGCGCGCACCTCGTTATGAAGACCACTGA
- a CDS encoding acetyl/propionyl/methylcrotonyl-CoA carboxylase subunit alpha, with protein sequence MFSKVLIANRGEIACRIARTLRRMGVAVATVHSTADANALHVQEIGESVWIGDGPARQSYLDIDAVLKAAQAVGADAIHPGFGFLSENPLLARRCAEFGITFIGPTPETLELFGDKSAAKLAAQRLGIPTAGGLANATEDAERVLSAISDLPLPCVVKAVAGGGGKGMRVIRSIEAAREAVEAAIREGRSSFGDGRVIVERYLNKPRHVEVQILGDGAGNVVHLYDRECSLQRRHQKVIEEAPVCSISDELRGQLWAHSVALGEAARYLGLGTVEFAVTQDAAVFLEVNPRLQVEHPVTESVLGLDLVELQVRTVADRRLAVQQAQVPAPCGHAVQARLYAEDAAQGFLPSTGRIEAFSVGLGVRADNGVIAGCEISPHYDPMIAKLIAYDSTRERALKRLREALQQTTVLGVTSNRAFLISLLGMPQVAANTVDTETIDEWLAAHAKSRECVGHVAALMTVWRHAVHRASAASGAWGDAALTGWRMRRDPAGKAGMLSITPRYDVSTPSGRWQVGFGATRPDGLWPVRIDDELFDVRVGQPLADGSWLVTLGRRTMRMSARCQAGRAWADFEEAQLALDIKPLHAAQGGGGADHSGVAVAPMMGLMVAIHVEAGQKVAAGDRLATLESMKMEMPVVAAIDGVVRWVGCSVGGKVERNQELFRIADEA encoded by the coding sequence ATGTTCAGCAAAGTCTTGATTGCCAATCGCGGCGAGATCGCCTGCCGCATCGCCCGCACCCTTCGGCGCATGGGCGTCGCGGTGGCCACCGTGCACTCCACCGCCGACGCCAACGCCCTGCATGTCCAGGAGATCGGCGAATCGGTATGGATCGGAGACGGGCCGGCGCGGCAGAGCTACCTCGATATCGATGCCGTGCTGAAGGCCGCACAGGCCGTAGGGGCCGATGCCATTCATCCGGGCTTCGGCTTCCTGTCGGAGAACCCGCTGCTTGCGCGGCGTTGCGCCGAATTCGGCATCACCTTCATAGGCCCCACGCCTGAAACGCTCGAACTCTTCGGCGACAAGTCGGCGGCCAAGCTGGCTGCGCAGCGGCTGGGCATTCCTACCGCCGGCGGGCTGGCCAATGCGACGGAGGATGCCGAGCGGGTGCTTAGCGCCATCAGCGATCTGCCCTTGCCCTGCGTGGTCAAGGCGGTTGCCGGGGGCGGCGGAAAGGGCATGCGTGTGATCCGCAGCATCGAGGCTGCGCGCGAAGCCGTCGAGGCGGCCATTCGTGAAGGCCGTTCCTCGTTTGGCGACGGGCGTGTGATCGTCGAGCGCTACCTGAACAAGCCGCGCCATGTCGAGGTTCAGATCCTGGGCGATGGAGCCGGCAATGTGGTGCACCTCTACGACCGCGAGTGCTCGCTGCAGCGTCGCCACCAGAAGGTGATCGAGGAGGCGCCGGTCTGCAGCATCTCCGACGAACTTAGGGGGCAGCTGTGGGCGCACTCCGTAGCGCTGGGCGAGGCCGCCAGGTACCTGGGTCTCGGCACGGTCGAGTTCGCCGTCACGCAGGACGCCGCCGTCTTCCTGGAGGTCAACCCCCGGCTGCAGGTCGAACATCCGGTGACGGAGAGCGTGCTCGGCCTCGACCTGGTTGAGCTGCAGGTACGCACGGTCGCCGATCGCCGGCTGGCGGTGCAGCAGGCGCAGGTGCCTGCGCCTTGCGGCCATGCTGTGCAGGCCCGGTTGTACGCAGAAGACGCGGCGCAGGGTTTTTTGCCCTCCACCGGGCGGATCGAGGCATTCAGCGTCGGGTTGGGCGTGCGGGCCGACAACGGCGTCATCGCAGGTTGCGAGATCAGCCCGCATTACGACCCGATGATTGCCAAACTGATCGCGTACGACAGCACGCGGGAACGTGCGCTGAAACGGCTGCGCGAAGCGCTTCAGCAGACCACGGTGCTGGGCGTGACGAGCAACCGCGCGTTCCTGATCAGCCTGCTCGGCATGCCGCAGGTGGCGGCCAACACCGTCGACACCGAGACCATCGACGAATGGCTCGCCGCGCATGCGAAGTCGCGCGAGTGCGTTGGGCATGTCGCCGCGCTGATGACTGTCTGGCGCCATGCGGTGCATCGCGCCAGCGCCGCATCGGGCGCGTGGGGCGATGCGGCGCTCACCGGCTGGCGCATGCGGCGCGATCCGGCGGGCAAGGCGGGCATGCTCTCGATCACGCCGCGCTACGACGTCTCGACGCCGTCGGGGCGCTGGCAGGTGGGCTTCGGCGCGACCCGGCCCGATGGCCTATGGCCTGTTCGCATCGACGATGAATTGTTCGACGTCCGAGTTGGGCAGCCGTTGGCCGATGGAAGCTGGCTGGTGACGCTGGGCCGCCGGACGATGCGCATGTCTGCGCGGTGCCAGGCCGGGCGCGCCTGGGCCGATTTCGAGGAAGCCCAGTTGGCGCTGGACATCAAGCCTCTGCACGCTGCGCAGGGAGGCGGGGGCGCGGATCATTCAGGTGTCGCAGTCGCGCCGATGATGGGCCTGATGGTCGCGATCCATGTGGAGGCGGGCCAGAAGGTCGCGGCTGGCGACCGCCTTGCGACGCTCGAGTCGATGAAGATGGAAATGCCTGTCGTGGCGGCTATCGACGGCGTGGTCCGCTGGGTCGGCTGCAGCGTGGGCGGCAAGGTGGAGCGGAATCAGGAGCTGTTCCGCATCGCGGACGAGGCTTGA
- a CDS encoding TetR/AcrR family transcriptional regulator C-terminal domain-containing protein — MARPAGVSGADTKQAIRAAAIQRIYRHGYEAMNLRGLAADVGLRVGSLHNYIPQKQEFLANLLDEIMTELLADFETHMAGVSDPQEALRQFVSFHVQWHTARKEEVFIGNMELRSLAPEQYARVAAKRKQYEKHLTAILSKGKKLGVWTIENPGITAKAILALLTGVSNWYRPDGSLSQPRLTKLYQLMVERMLRNP, encoded by the coding sequence ATGGCTAGACCTGCCGGCGTAAGCGGTGCCGATACAAAGCAGGCCATTCGCGCGGCGGCCATACAGCGCATCTATCGCCATGGCTATGAGGCGATGAACCTGCGCGGCCTCGCGGCGGATGTCGGGCTGCGCGTGGGCTCATTGCACAACTACATCCCGCAGAAGCAGGAATTCCTCGCCAACCTGCTCGACGAAATCATGACCGAGTTGCTGGCCGACTTCGAGACGCATATGGCCGGTGTCTCGGATCCGCAGGAGGCATTACGGCAGTTCGTGAGCTTTCATGTGCAATGGCACACGGCCCGTAAGGAGGAGGTGTTCATCGGCAACATGGAACTGCGCAGTCTCGCGCCAGAGCAATATGCGCGCGTGGCAGCCAAGCGCAAGCAGTATGAGAAGCACCTGACGGCGATCCTGAGCAAAGGCAAGAAGCTCGGCGTGTGGACCATCGAGAACCCGGGCATCACGGCCAAGGCCATCCTGGCACTGCTGACCGGCGTGAGCAACTGGTACCGGCCGGACGGCAGCCTTTCCCAGCCCCGTCTGACGAAGCTCTATCAGCTGATGGTGGAGCGCATGCTGCGCAACCCCTGA
- a CDS encoding phenylacetate--CoA ligase family protein, which yields MSANPETISFSAIETQPWDVLQRGQEVLLRQQLKYLVDHSDFYQAKMQAAGVDLASVLTLADLARVPFTYKQELRESLAAAPLLGLHRAAPMFEIVQIQASSGTTGSPAYVGLTRSDRAAWSEVTARGLFACGVRSHDLVLHAFSMSKGFVGGIPIYQGVTQIGAIDIPIGADGGADRLLIAARDARPRCIVGTPNFLLYLAGIAKDVVGLTASELGVERLIVGGEPGGGNPAIRAALEEAWGATCCELMGGTDLGCVYWAESDDQKGMYFVAPDHILVELVDPESLAPLSWTEGATGELVYTSLQRQASPVLRFRSGDHVTVTAMGGPGGRTTPAIRCFGRTDDMLIVRGVNIFPSAVQDIVSAMAPLVGGAVRVLADFEGHTTQGNLKLVVERAPGQGAEADAQTARQVEMRVRNALSVKAEVHMVRHGFFAAPGAQKVALTLRQMPDING from the coding sequence ATGAGTGCTAACCCCGAAACCATCTCGTTCAGCGCGATCGAGACTCAGCCCTGGGATGTCCTGCAGCGCGGCCAAGAAGTGCTGCTCCGGCAGCAGTTGAAGTACCTCGTCGATCATTCCGATTTCTATCAGGCCAAGATGCAGGCGGCCGGCGTCGATCTCGCTTCGGTTCTGACTCTGGCGGACCTGGCCCGCGTGCCCTTCACCTACAAGCAGGAACTGCGCGAGAGCCTCGCTGCAGCGCCCTTGCTGGGCCTGCACCGGGCGGCGCCCATGTTCGAAATCGTTCAGATCCAGGCTTCGTCGGGCACGACGGGCAGTCCGGCCTATGTCGGCCTCACCCGTTCCGACCGGGCAGCCTGGTCGGAGGTCACCGCGCGCGGCTTGTTTGCCTGTGGCGTGCGCTCGCATGACCTGGTGCTTCACGCCTTCTCGATGAGCAAGGGCTTTGTCGGCGGTATTCCCATCTATCAGGGCGTGACACAGATCGGCGCCATTGATATCCCCATCGGCGCCGATGGCGGGGCGGACCGGCTGCTGATCGCGGCGCGTGATGCACGGCCGCGCTGCATTGTCGGCACGCCCAACTTCCTTCTTTATCTGGCCGGCATTGCCAAGGACGTGGTGGGCCTGACGGCCAGCGAGCTCGGGGTCGAGCGTCTGATCGTTGGTGGTGAGCCTGGCGGCGGCAACCCGGCCATCCGCGCCGCGCTCGAGGAAGCGTGGGGTGCTACCTGCTGCGAACTGATGGGCGGTACCGATCTCGGATGCGTCTACTGGGCGGAGTCGGATGATCAGAAGGGGATGTACTTCGTTGCCCCCGATCACATTCTGGTCGAACTGGTGGACCCGGAAAGCCTGGCGCCGCTGTCCTGGACCGAAGGGGCGACGGGAGAGCTGGTCTATACCTCGTTGCAGCGCCAGGCGTCGCCTGTCCTGCGCTTCCGTTCGGGCGACCACGTCACGGTCACCGCCATGGGCGGTCCCGGCGGACGCACCACGCCGGCGATTCGCTGCTTCGGGCGCACCGACGACATGCTGATCGTCCGCGGAGTCAACATCTTCCCGTCGGCCGTGCAGGACATCGTGTCGGCGATGGCGCCTCTGGTCGGTGGTGCGGTGCGGGTGCTCGCGGACTTCGAGGGGCATACGACCCAGGGCAACCTCAAGCTGGTGGTCGAGCGCGCACCGGGGCAAGGTGCCGAAGCCGACGCCCAGACGGCACGCCAGGTCGAGATGCGCGTGCGTAATGCGCTGTCGGTCAAGGCCGAGGTGCACATGGTGCGCCACGGCTTCTTCGCGGCACCCGGCGCGCAGAAGGTCGCGCTGACGCTGCGGCAAATGCCGGACATCAATGGCTGA
- a CDS encoding class I adenylate-forming enzyme family protein, protein MNATAAASQLCLTDLFLKRVQMHPDKPALSHADRTLSYRELEARVQRWAAFLQACGLLRGQRMAVWSENRPEYLELQLAAARLGVMIACLNWRLQGAEQLHCLRLVEPAVVIVSARYREQLGTLEHGVARVIDLDSPDASEESTRALEDRDFLRPEVHPEDGFLILYTSGTTGLPKGAVISQRASIARAMAYACEYRIGAEDGFIAWSPFFHMAATDHSLATLMLGGHVIVQDGFSASEICKTLERERIGWLMAMPGVIEPLINALKSASPVLAPRMGMVGAMADLVPCQQIAELTSLVGAPYLNSFGSTETGLAPASGALLKAGQVPESLSKRESSWCHVRLVDDDNQDVPIGTPGNMLVRGPGLFSGYWSNGRIESAELADGWFHLGDVFVRHADGSLDFVDRSKYLIKTGGENVYPAEIERVLLAHPDVIEAAVVRRSDDRWGEVPVAFVALKGESRPLDFLQAYCREHLAGYKVPKEFRVISAAAFPRNSTGKIQKRQVEALLRS, encoded by the coding sequence ATGAATGCCACGGCCGCAGCTTCCCAGCTGTGTTTGACGGATCTGTTCCTCAAGCGCGTGCAGATGCACCCCGACAAGCCGGCACTCAGCCATGCGGACCGGACGTTGAGCTACCGCGAGCTGGAAGCCCGGGTGCAGCGCTGGGCGGCGTTTCTGCAGGCGTGTGGATTGCTGCGCGGGCAGCGGATGGCCGTATGGTCCGAGAACCGGCCCGAGTATCTGGAGTTGCAGCTCGCGGCAGCAAGGCTGGGGGTGATGATCGCCTGCCTGAATTGGCGTCTTCAGGGCGCAGAGCAGTTGCACTGCCTTCGACTCGTCGAGCCGGCCGTCGTCATCGTGTCCGCCCGTTATCGGGAGCAGCTCGGCACCCTGGAGCACGGCGTTGCCCGGGTGATTGACCTGGATTCGCCTGATGCTTCTGAAGAGTCCACGCGGGCGTTGGAGGATCGCGATTTCCTCAGGCCTGAAGTGCATCCCGAAGATGGCTTCCTGATCCTCTACACGAGTGGAACGACGGGTCTTCCCAAGGGTGCCGTGATCAGTCAGCGGGCCAGCATTGCGCGCGCCATGGCCTATGCCTGCGAGTATAGGATCGGGGCCGAGGATGGATTCATCGCATGGTCGCCTTTCTTCCACATGGCCGCCACGGACCATTCGCTGGCCACACTCATGCTGGGCGGCCATGTGATCGTGCAGGATGGCTTTTCGGCGTCGGAGATCTGCAAGACGCTCGAGCGGGAGCGCATTGGCTGGCTGATGGCCATGCCTGGGGTCATTGAACCCCTGATCAATGCGCTGAAGTCGGCGTCGCCCGTCCTCGCGCCGAGGATGGGCATGGTGGGCGCGATGGCTGATCTTGTGCCGTGTCAGCAGATCGCTGAACTCACCTCGCTGGTGGGGGCTCCCTACCTCAACAGTTTCGGCTCCACTGAAACGGGGCTGGCCCCGGCCTCGGGCGCGCTGCTGAAAGCCGGGCAGGTGCCCGAGAGCCTCTCGAAGCGCGAGTCCAGCTGGTGCCATGTGCGGCTGGTGGACGACGACAACCAGGACGTGCCGATCGGCACGCCCGGCAACATGCTCGTGCGTGGTCCCGGCCTGTTCTCGGGTTACTGGAGCAATGGCCGCATCGAAAGCGCAGAGCTAGCCGACGGCTGGTTCCATCTGGGCGACGTGTTCGTGCGCCATGCAGATGGGTCGCTCGATTTCGTGGATCGCAGCAAATACTTGATCAAGACCGGGGGCGAAAACGTCTATCCCGCCGAGATCGAGCGCGTTCTGCTGGCCCACCCCGACGTGATCGAGGCGGCCGTGGTGCGCAGAAGCGATGATCGCTGGGGCGAAGTGCCGGTGGCCTTCGTCGCCCTCAAGGGTGAATCGCGTCCGCTCGACTTTCTACAGGCGTATTGCCGAGAACACCTGGCGGGCTACAAGGTTCCCAAGGAGTTCCGCGTGATCTCCGCTGCAGCGTTTCCCCGCAACAGTACCGGGAAGATCCAGAAGCGCCAGGTTGAGGCATTGCTGCGCAGCTGA
- a CDS encoding acyl-CoA carboxylase subunit beta: protein MAESGSEQAVETKDSDVNAQAYRLLIEDLAEARQRAWLGGSESARKKHHERNRLLVRERIDLLLDEGSPFVELAELAGEGMYDGVAPGAGIVTGVGLIQQRACMVIANDPTVKGGTYFGMTCRKHVRAQQFALQHRLPCITLVDSGGAFLPDQANIFPDDGLFGSIFRNQVEMSAQGIAQIAVVLGACTAGGAYIPSLCDEIVIVRGKGFMFLGGPQLVQAATGEVIDAERLGGAEMHSRVSGVTDHIAENDGQAMAIARRLVGELPPMPPPLRDRIPAQGPARPATDIYELVSANPKKPTPTREVLRCLLDGGELTEFKAEFGPTLITGFARIGGWQVGVLANDGVLFTESAVKATHFIDLCCKRNIPLLFLADVAGFMVGVEAEQGGIAKAGARFITAMSSAKVPKFTVITGGSYGAGNLAMCGRAFRPNAMFMWPNGRAAIMGPEQAATTLAMVKRQNLQAKGLDWSAEEEEAFKAPIRQQYESFAAARNFARHLWVDGILDPVETRDTLTLLLDLAARVPAESTQFGVFRM from the coding sequence ATGGCTGAGAGTGGATCGGAGCAAGCTGTGGAAACCAAGGACAGTGACGTGAATGCCCAGGCCTACCGCCTGCTGATCGAGGATCTTGCCGAGGCGCGCCAGCGTGCCTGGCTCGGCGGCAGCGAAAGCGCGCGCAAGAAACATCATGAGCGCAACCGCCTGCTGGTGCGCGAACGCATCGACCTGCTGCTGGACGAGGGTTCTCCGTTCGTGGAACTTGCCGAACTGGCTGGCGAAGGCATGTACGACGGCGTGGCTCCGGGCGCTGGCATCGTCACCGGCGTCGGGCTGATTCAGCAGCGCGCATGCATGGTGATTGCCAATGATCCCACGGTGAAAGGTGGGACTTACTTCGGCATGACGTGCCGCAAGCATGTTCGTGCACAGCAGTTCGCACTGCAGCACCGGCTGCCCTGCATCACGCTGGTGGACAGCGGCGGCGCCTTCTTGCCGGACCAGGCCAATATCTTTCCCGACGATGGCCTGTTCGGAAGCATCTTCCGCAACCAGGTCGAAATGTCCGCGCAGGGTATCGCGCAGATTGCCGTGGTGCTGGGTGCCTGCACGGCAGGCGGAGCCTACATTCCGTCGCTGTGCGATGAGATCGTGATCGTTCGCGGCAAGGGGTTCATGTTCCTTGGCGGCCCGCAACTGGTTCAGGCGGCAACGGGCGAAGTGATCGACGCCGAACGTCTGGGCGGTGCCGAGATGCACAGCCGCGTCAGCGGCGTGACCGATCACATCGCCGAGAACGACGGCCAGGCCATGGCCATTGCGCGCCGGCTCGTGGGCGAGTTGCCGCCGATGCCCCCTCCCTTGCGTGACCGCATACCTGCGCAGGGGCCGGCACGCCCTGCGACCGACATCTATGAACTGGTGAGCGCCAATCCGAAGAAGCCGACGCCCACGCGCGAAGTGCTTCGCTGCCTGCTGGATGGCGGCGAGTTGACCGAATTCAAGGCCGAGTTCGGGCCGACGCTGATCACCGGCTTCGCGCGCATCGGCGGATGGCAGGTCGGCGTGCTGGCGAACGATGGCGTGCTCTTCACCGAGAGCGCCGTCAAGGCGACCCACTTCATCGACCTGTGCTGCAAGCGGAACATTCCCTTGCTCTTCCTTGCGGACGTCGCCGGCTTCATGGTCGGTGTGGAGGCTGAACAAGGCGGTATCGCCAAGGCAGGCGCACGGTTCATCACCGCGATGAGCTCGGCCAAGGTGCCGAAGTTCACCGTCATCACCGGCGGCTCCTACGGCGCGGGGAATCTCGCCATGTGTGGACGAGCGTTCCGGCCCAATGCCATGTTCATGTGGCCCAACGGGCGTGCCGCCATCATGGGGCCCGAGCAGGCGGCCACCACGCTGGCGATGGTCAAGAGGCAGAACCTGCAGGCGAAGGGATTGGACTGGAGTGCCGAGGAAGAGGAGGCTTTCAAGGCGCCGATCCGGCAGCAGTACGAAAGCTTTGCCGCAGCCCGTAATTTCGCGCGGCATCTGTGGGTCGATGGCATTCTGGACCCGGTGGAGACCCGCGACACCCTGACGCTGCTGCTCGATCTGGCAGCCAGAGTGCCGGCCGAGAGCACGCAGTTCGGTGTGTTTCGCATGTGA